Proteins encoded by one window of Planctomonas sp. JC2975:
- a CDS encoding LacI family DNA-binding transcriptional regulator, translating into MHETPGVVPAPRLVRIADVAAEAGVSSATVSKVLGNTGQLRDDTRQRVREAAERLGFTARARERESTGSITVALLTGDSVGRFSLPILLGAENALSLGQIMVLLCDTRDDPLREQYYLDRLAEQNVDGIIVTGGPTNPRTSLRTDLPVVYAHAPSTGAGDTSVIADDERGARLLYDHLTTLGRVRIAHVTGPSDQRSARVRADATLAAADARGLSLAHEPLFGAWTEAWGRAAADILLDHAETAPDAITCGNDQIARGVAERLRERGVGVPDDIAITGFDDWDVVVEGCRPPLTTIDRRLGEIGRRSAELLLDAIGGSAHPGIELVEPRLVARGSTLGVV; encoded by the coding sequence ATGCACGAGACACCTGGCGTGGTGCCCGCGCCGCGGTTGGTGCGGATCGCGGACGTCGCTGCCGAGGCCGGTGTGTCGTCTGCGACGGTCTCCAAGGTGCTGGGCAACACGGGGCAGCTGCGTGATGACACGCGACAGCGCGTGCGTGAGGCCGCCGAACGTCTTGGATTCACGGCGCGCGCCCGCGAGAGGGAGTCGACAGGCAGCATCACCGTTGCGCTTCTCACCGGTGATTCCGTCGGCCGGTTCAGCCTCCCCATTCTGCTCGGCGCCGAGAATGCGCTCAGCCTCGGCCAGATCATGGTGCTGCTGTGCGACACCCGCGACGATCCGCTCCGGGAGCAGTACTACCTGGACCGTCTTGCCGAGCAGAACGTCGACGGCATCATCGTCACGGGCGGACCGACGAATCCGCGTACGAGCCTGCGCACCGACCTCCCGGTCGTCTATGCGCATGCCCCGTCGACCGGGGCCGGTGACACGTCCGTCATCGCCGACGACGAGCGGGGCGCGCGCCTCCTGTACGACCACCTGACCACCCTGGGCCGGGTGCGTATCGCTCACGTGACGGGGCCGTCCGATCAGCGCAGTGCGCGCGTGCGAGCGGATGCCACTCTCGCGGCAGCAGACGCGAGAGGCCTCTCCCTCGCCCATGAGCCCCTGTTCGGTGCGTGGACCGAGGCATGGGGCAGGGCTGCCGCAGACATCCTGCTCGACCATGCGGAGACGGCGCCGGATGCCATCACCTGCGGCAACGATCAGATCGCGCGCGGAGTGGCGGAGCGGCTGCGCGAGCGCGGCGTCGGGGTGCCCGACGACATCGCGATCACCGGATTCGACGACTGGGACGTCGTGGTGGAGGGATGTCGTCCGCCGCTCACGACGATCGACAGACGGCTCGGCGAGATCGGCCGGCGGTCAGCGGAGCTCCTGCTGGACGCGATCGGCGGCTCCGCGCATCCGGGGATCGAACTCGTGGAACCGCGACTCGTCGCGCGAGGGTCGACGCTCGGCGTGGTCTGA
- a CDS encoding beta-L-arabinofuranosidase domain-containing protein: MTDTTYDTVRRTDGIPGPAHPLAQTTLRPLGVSDVSIGEGFWLGRQHVNRDESIPDGLRQLNEAGNLRNFEIAAGRATGEVLGPIFADSDVYKWLEAAAWEYGREPNEQLLTDQLTITELVAAAQDDDGYLNTVVPVREGKRYGRPDRDHEHYCAGHLIQAAVAQKRATGHDELLNVAIRVADHLVREFGPRSATGSAGDVDGHPVIETALVELYRETATRDYLDLAEWFVDARGHRTLERFGGNSTYLSDRVPVREATTVEGHAVRAVYLATGAADVAIETSDSELVSTLAGQYAHMAATKQYLTGGLGSRWEGEAFGDPFELPSDRAYAETCAAIGAIQWAWRMLLATGEASYADQIERMLYNAFLPGVSLRGGDYFYVNTLHVREGAHADDERSAVGGRHRWFGCACCPPNVMRTLSSLGGYVATSSADGVQVHQYVPGTVHAATDAGDLTLTVETGYPFDGAVRVTVESAPDSPVALSLRVPSWAADATLDGAQVAAGGYATVTRRFAPGDVLVLDLPVTPRIARPLARIDDLRGSLAIERGPLVYAFEAVDQPNGVGLDEAIVDAGSVADGDADASAGLAGASGVVDAAGIPIAGPDTVPGLVTVTVGTTSGNVLTGIPYFAWANRDVADMRIWLREA; this comes from the coding sequence GTGACCGACACCACCTACGACACCGTCCGCCGCACCGACGGAATCCCCGGCCCTGCGCATCCGCTGGCGCAGACGACGCTTCGGCCGCTCGGCGTCTCCGACGTGAGCATCGGCGAGGGATTCTGGCTCGGCCGACAGCACGTGAACCGTGACGAGTCCATTCCGGACGGCCTCCGCCAGCTCAACGAGGCCGGCAACCTGCGCAACTTCGAGATCGCCGCCGGCCGCGCAACCGGCGAGGTACTCGGCCCGATCTTCGCCGATTCCGACGTCTACAAGTGGCTGGAAGCCGCCGCGTGGGAGTACGGGCGGGAGCCGAACGAGCAGCTGCTCACCGACCAGCTGACGATCACCGAGCTGGTCGCGGCCGCCCAAGACGACGACGGATACCTCAACACCGTCGTGCCCGTGCGGGAGGGTAAGCGCTACGGACGTCCGGATCGCGATCACGAGCACTACTGCGCCGGCCACCTCATCCAGGCCGCGGTCGCGCAGAAGCGTGCGACCGGTCACGACGAACTGCTGAACGTCGCGATCCGCGTCGCCGACCACCTGGTGCGCGAGTTCGGACCGCGCTCCGCGACGGGGTCTGCTGGTGATGTGGACGGACATCCGGTCATCGAGACGGCCCTCGTCGAGCTCTACCGCGAGACCGCGACGCGCGACTACCTCGACCTCGCGGAATGGTTCGTGGATGCCCGCGGCCACCGCACCCTCGAGCGCTTCGGCGGCAACTCGACCTACCTCTCCGACCGCGTTCCGGTGCGCGAGGCGACGACCGTCGAGGGACATGCCGTTCGCGCCGTCTACCTCGCGACGGGCGCTGCGGACGTCGCCATCGAGACCTCCGACAGCGAGCTCGTTTCCACGCTCGCCGGCCAGTACGCCCACATGGCCGCGACGAAGCAGTACCTGACGGGCGGACTCGGATCGCGATGGGAGGGCGAGGCGTTCGGCGACCCGTTCGAGCTGCCGTCCGACCGCGCCTACGCGGAGACCTGCGCAGCGATCGGCGCCATCCAGTGGGCCTGGCGCATGCTGCTGGCCACCGGTGAGGCGTCGTACGCGGATCAGATCGAGCGGATGCTGTACAACGCGTTCCTGCCTGGCGTGTCCCTTCGCGGCGGAGACTACTTCTACGTCAACACACTGCACGTTCGCGAGGGCGCGCACGCAGACGACGAGCGCTCAGCGGTCGGCGGACGCCACCGCTGGTTCGGCTGCGCGTGCTGCCCGCCGAACGTGATGCGCACGCTGTCGAGCCTCGGCGGATACGTGGCGACGTCCTCCGCCGACGGCGTGCAAGTGCACCAGTACGTTCCGGGAACCGTGCACGCTGCGACGGATGCCGGCGACCTGACGCTCACGGTCGAGACCGGCTACCCGTTCGACGGCGCCGTGCGCGTCACCGTGGAGAGTGCTCCGGATTCGCCCGTCGCGTTGAGCCTGCGCGTGCCGTCCTGGGCTGCGGATGCCACGCTCGACGGCGCACAGGTGGCCGCCGGCGGCTACGCAACGGTGACGCGGAGGTTCGCTCCGGGCGATGTGCTCGTTCTGGACCTGCCCGTGACGCCCCGCATCGCACGGCCGCTGGCGCGCATCGATGACCTGCGGGGATCGCTCGCGATCGAGCGCGGACCGCTGGTCTACGCGTTCGAGGCCGTCGATCAGCCGAACGGAGTCGGGCTGGACGAGGCCATCGTGGATGCTGGATCGGTCGCCGACGGCGATGCCGACGCATCCGCAGGCCTCGCGGGCGCCTCGGGTGTCGTCGACGCGGCAGGCATCCCGATTGCCGGACCCGACACGGTGCCCGGCCTGGTGACCGTGACGGTCGGCACGACATCCGGCAACGTGCTCACGGGAATCCCGTATTTCGCCTGGGCCAACCGCGACGTCGCCGACATGCGGATCTGGCTGCGCGAGGCCTGA
- a CDS encoding trypsin-like peptidase domain-containing protein, giving the protein MSDPQSTPPSGDQQRDGAAPEVPNGRGAASTPAAAPAASDASHAAAATAAAAPAPGGDGRARSGVPAWLVWVIAAVIAVVLGFGAGWFGAWISGARTSSSSGSTGTASGSAGGSCNSVTVADEVLPTIVTINVAAPGGSSVGSGEIIRHDGYIVTNNHVISAAANGGVVAVTFSNGHREQAKIVGRDPQSDLAVLKVSADSQLPTIELGNSEKVVVGQPVVALGAPLGLSSTVTAGIVSALGRNVPVPSDNGSTAILAGAIQTDASINPGNSGGALVDCRGHLIGVNTAISTVPNSEGVGGGGSVGIGFAIPVNLAMRIANQLIETGEVAYPYFGVEVTPIPAAVAERWGIEDGLYIQSVDPKGSAAAAGLQVGDIVTKIDGRPATNSDVITELMLTKKAGDQVQVTYVRDGTEHTVTATLVARP; this is encoded by the coding sequence ATGAGCGATCCGCAGTCCACGCCGCCGAGCGGCGACCAACAGCGTGACGGTGCGGCGCCGGAGGTACCGAACGGTCGCGGCGCAGCGTCGACGCCGGCGGCCGCTCCTGCCGCGAGCGATGCATCACACGCAGCAGCCGCGACGGCGGCGGCCGCTCCCGCACCCGGTGGGGACGGAAGGGCACGGTCCGGAGTTCCTGCCTGGCTGGTCTGGGTGATCGCGGCGGTGATCGCCGTCGTCTTGGGCTTCGGCGCAGGGTGGTTCGGCGCGTGGATCTCGGGAGCACGCACATCCTCGTCTTCGGGGTCGACCGGTACGGCGAGCGGATCTGCCGGCGGTTCCTGCAACTCGGTGACCGTCGCCGACGAGGTGCTGCCCACCATCGTCACGATCAACGTCGCGGCACCTGGTGGCAGCAGCGTCGGGAGCGGCGAGATCATCCGTCACGACGGTTACATCGTGACCAACAATCACGTCATCTCGGCGGCCGCGAACGGCGGTGTCGTCGCAGTGACCTTCTCGAACGGCCACCGCGAGCAGGCCAAGATCGTGGGACGCGACCCGCAGTCCGATCTCGCCGTGCTCAAGGTGAGCGCCGATTCACAGTTGCCGACCATCGAGCTCGGCAACAGCGAGAAGGTCGTCGTCGGACAGCCCGTCGTGGCGCTCGGCGCACCGCTGGGCCTCTCCAGCACGGTCACGGCCGGCATCGTGAGCGCGCTCGGGCGCAACGTTCCGGTGCCGAGCGACAACGGGAGCACCGCCATCCTCGCCGGCGCGATCCAGACGGATGCCTCCATCAACCCCGGCAATTCCGGTGGCGCCCTCGTGGACTGCCGCGGCCACCTCATCGGGGTGAACACGGCCATCTCGACGGTGCCGAATTCCGAGGGCGTCGGGGGAGGCGGATCCGTCGGCATCGGATTCGCGATCCCGGTCAACCTCGCCATGCGCATCGCCAACCAGCTCATCGAAACGGGCGAGGTCGCCTATCCGTACTTCGGTGTGGAGGTCACGCCTATCCCGGCGGCGGTCGCCGAACGATGGGGGATCGAGGACGGCCTCTACATCCAGTCCGTCGACCCGAAGGGATCCGCTGCCGCAGCGGGGTTGCAGGTGGGCGATATCGTCACGAAGATCGACGGACGACCTGCCACGAACTCGGACGTCATCACGGAACTCATGCTGACGAAGAAGGCGGGTGATCAGGTGCAGGTCACATATGTGCGCGACGGCACCGAGCACACCGTGACGGCCACCCTCGTCGCCCGTCCGTAG
- the recR gene encoding recombination mediator RecR yields the protein MYEGVVQDLIDELGRLPGVGPKSAQRIAFYILQTESYDPSRLADVLTTVRDKVRFCEICGNVSEQATCSICRDPRRDQSLICVVEEAKDVVAIERTREFRGLYHVLGGAISPIQGIGPDQLRIRQLMTRLADASVREVIIATNPNVEGEATAAYLSRMLQAMEVRVTRLASGLPVGGDLEYADEVTLGRAFEGRRLVG from the coding sequence GTGTACGAAGGTGTCGTCCAGGATCTGATCGACGAACTCGGCCGCTTGCCCGGCGTCGGGCCGAAGTCTGCGCAGCGCATCGCGTTCTACATTCTCCAGACGGAGAGCTACGACCCGTCGCGGCTGGCGGATGTGCTCACCACGGTCCGCGACAAAGTGCGGTTCTGCGAGATCTGCGGAAATGTCAGCGAACAGGCCACCTGCTCCATCTGCCGTGATCCGCGGCGGGATCAGAGCCTCATCTGCGTGGTCGAAGAGGCGAAGGACGTCGTGGCCATCGAGCGCACGAGGGAGTTCCGAGGCCTCTACCACGTGCTCGGCGGCGCGATCAGCCCCATCCAGGGCATCGGACCGGACCAGCTGCGCATCCGCCAGCTCATGACCCGTCTCGCGGATGCCTCGGTGCGCGAGGTCATCATCGCCACGAACCCCAACGTGGAGGGCGAGGCGACGGCCGCCTACCTCAGCAGGATGCTCCAGGCGATGGAGGTGCGGGTCACCAGGCTGGCATCCGGCCTGCCCGTCGGCGGCGACCTCGAGTACGCGGACGAGGTCACCCTGGGCCGTGCCTTCGAAGGACGTCGTCTCGTCGGCTGA
- a CDS encoding DNA polymerase III subunit gamma and tau, whose product MVTALYRRYRPETFAEMIGQSQVTEPLMTALRTNRVNHAYLFSGPRGCGKTTSARILARCLNCAEGPTDTPCGKCESCIELGRGGQGSLDVVEIDAASHNGVDDARDIRERAIFAPARDRYKIFILDEAHMVTPQGFNALLKIVEEPPEHVKFIFATTEPDKVIGTIRSRTHHYPFRLVPPAQMLDYVQQLCESEHMSVAPGVLPLVVRAGGGSPRDTLSLLDQLIAGSEGDTIEYERAVALLGYTHAALLDEVVDAVGAQDAASAFAAVDRVIQTGQDPRRFVEDLLERLRDLIIVAATSPDAAAAVLRGTPQEELDRMSVQARAFGSAELSRCADIVNAALTEMTGATSPRLHLELMLARTLVPASDATERGALARVERLERRVGVEGSTAGGASSSAGTSTPPAAQPQRAASATAPVGPSGQGAAPAATAPGAAQERATQRPAASPAPAREPAPAAANHAESAAAAWSAHAPSTSPAPGQSGSTGSRADERAESPSAASTSSADTSSPSRPNPSSAATTSPPAAPATDPAVAQAAAFAAAAAAKKGTAPVSGGSASGWATPGVTDDAAAPVVAPVTTQQVRDAWPEILEAVEEASRTAWTVVYTATVRSLDGDVLSLSFPSANDVDSFRGTPGATDAASEVLRNAIVDLLGVKVKFVAKPAGSDGGAGGLGHGGPAQGGPAQGGPAQGGSAQGGSAQSGQATSPSAAQNRPEGAGPTSGGPAQGGRAGGGGGQGAPGSDAGTRDPQAPSRQPQQASAPSDGPAAGVSRPSPSRQGAARPSVASATSAGWETVAIPGAATAVLERPQESASDTRPSEVEHSAGASASATDPAARTASASSTEDGLDPRPAVAPSTDTDDEGWYVGPDAPDDEEPPFPDDGGAGGAAVGSDDGGTKADLRTEAAAADTVPSTPAKTIPTPTSANPAGQSAPVSAPASGGAASSTPSGEVDAGSAATASSSRNDRASSRNDQGASRAKASVGFREPARYGEAVVRELLGAKFIEEQEVSQPGQSGSSGWSR is encoded by the coding sequence GTGGTCACCGCCCTGTATCGCCGCTATCGGCCAGAGACGTTCGCCGAGATGATCGGCCAGTCGCAGGTGACCGAGCCTCTCATGACGGCACTGCGCACGAATCGCGTGAATCACGCCTATCTGTTCAGCGGCCCGCGCGGCTGCGGCAAGACCACGAGTGCACGCATCCTGGCCCGCTGCCTGAACTGCGCTGAGGGGCCGACCGACACTCCGTGCGGAAAGTGCGAGAGCTGCATCGAGCTGGGCCGCGGCGGGCAGGGATCCCTCGACGTCGTCGAGATCGATGCCGCCAGCCACAACGGTGTCGACGACGCGCGCGACATCCGCGAGCGGGCCATCTTCGCCCCGGCCCGTGACCGCTACAAGATCTTCATCCTTGACGAGGCGCACATGGTGACGCCCCAGGGCTTCAACGCGCTGCTCAAGATCGTGGAGGAGCCGCCGGAGCACGTGAAGTTCATCTTCGCGACGACCGAGCCCGACAAGGTGATCGGCACCATCCGTTCGCGAACCCACCACTACCCGTTCCGGCTCGTCCCGCCAGCGCAGATGCTCGACTACGTCCAACAGCTCTGCGAGAGCGAGCACATGTCGGTGGCGCCCGGTGTACTGCCGCTCGTCGTGCGCGCCGGCGGCGGGTCACCGCGTGACACGCTCTCGCTGCTGGACCAGCTGATCGCCGGATCCGAGGGCGACACCATCGAGTACGAGCGCGCCGTCGCGCTGCTCGGCTACACGCACGCCGCGCTGCTCGACGAGGTGGTGGATGCCGTCGGCGCGCAGGATGCCGCGAGCGCGTTCGCCGCAGTGGACAGAGTCATCCAGACCGGGCAGGATCCGAGGCGTTTCGTCGAAGACCTCCTCGAGCGCCTTCGCGACCTCATCATCGTGGCCGCCACGTCTCCTGATGCAGCAGCAGCCGTGCTCCGCGGCACGCCGCAGGAGGAGCTGGACCGCATGTCGGTGCAGGCGCGCGCGTTCGGATCGGCCGAGCTCTCGCGGTGCGCGGACATCGTCAACGCGGCACTCACCGAGATGACCGGTGCGACCTCGCCCAGGCTTCACCTGGAGCTGATGCTGGCCCGCACGCTGGTGCCGGCATCCGATGCCACGGAGCGCGGAGCGCTGGCCCGCGTCGAACGGCTGGAACGGCGCGTCGGCGTCGAGGGCTCGACGGCGGGTGGCGCGTCCTCGTCCGCAGGCACGTCGACACCGCCCGCCGCGCAACCTCAGCGAGCGGCGTCCGCGACGGCTCCCGTCGGTCCTTCCGGCCAGGGCGCTGCACCCGCCGCCACTGCTCCCGGGGCAGCACAGGAGCGCGCCACGCAGCGACCGGCCGCATCACCGGCACCGGCGCGCGAGCCTGCACCGGCCGCCGCGAACCACGCAGAGTCCGCGGCTGCCGCGTGGTCGGCTCACGCGCCGAGCACCTCGCCGGCGCCCGGCCAGAGCGGATCGACTGGAAGCCGGGCCGACGAGCGGGCCGAGTCGCCCTCGGCGGCTTCGACGTCGAGCGCCGACACTTCCTCGCCGTCCCGGCCCAATCCGTCGTCCGCGGCAACGACCTCGCCCCCTGCTGCGCCGGCCACGGATCCCGCTGTGGCACAGGCTGCGGCCTTCGCAGCTGCGGCCGCCGCCAAGAAGGGCACGGCTCCCGTGTCGGGCGGATCCGCGTCCGGCTGGGCGACCCCCGGCGTAACGGACGACGCGGCTGCACCGGTGGTCGCGCCCGTGACGACTCAGCAGGTCAGGGACGCCTGGCCCGAGATCCTCGAAGCCGTCGAAGAGGCGAGCAGGACCGCGTGGACCGTCGTCTACACCGCGACCGTCCGTTCCCTCGACGGCGACGTCCTCTCCCTCTCCTTCCCGAGCGCCAACGACGTCGACAGCTTCCGCGGAACGCCGGGGGCGACGGATGCCGCCAGCGAGGTTCTCCGCAACGCCATCGTCGATCTGCTCGGCGTCAAGGTGAAGTTCGTCGCCAAGCCGGCAGGATCCGACGGTGGCGCGGGCGGACTCGGACACGGTGGTCCGGCCCAGGGCGGACCAGCTCAGGGCGGACCGGCCCAGGGTGGTTCAGCTCAGGGTGGTTCAGCCCAGAGCGGCCAGGCGACGAGCCCATCAGCAGCGCAGAACCGTCCAGAAGGTGCGGGACCGACGTCCGGCGGTCCTGCCCAGGGCGGACGCGCAGGCGGCGGCGGCGGCCAGGGTGCTCCTGGATCGGATGCCGGCACCCGCGACCCGCAGGCCCCGTCCCGGCAGCCGCAGCAGGCGTCCGCTCCGAGCGACGGGCCTGCTGCGGGCGTCTCACGTCCGTCGCCTTCGCGCCAGGGTGCTGCACGGCCGTCGGTGGCCTCCGCGACGTCGGCAGGATGGGAGACCGTCGCGATCCCCGGCGCAGCGACAGCGGTGCTCGAGCGTCCGCAGGAGAGTGCTTCCGACACCCGGCCGTCCGAGGTCGAACATTCGGCAGGCGCCTCCGCGAGCGCGACGGATCCCGCCGCTCGCACGGCGTCCGCCTCGTCTACTGAGGACGGCCTGGATCCGCGGCCCGCGGTAGCGCCGTCCACGGATACGGACGACGAGGGCTGGTACGTCGGTCCCGACGCCCCCGACGACGAGGAGCCCCCGTTCCCCGACGACGGAGGCGCCGGCGGCGCGGCTGTCGGCAGCGACGACGGCGGCACCAAGGCCGATCTGCGCACCGAAGCCGCCGCGGCGGACACGGTCCCTTCGACACCGGCGAAGACGATACCCACGCCGACGTCGGCGAATCCGGCCGGCCAGTCGGCGCCCGTATCCGCTCCCGCAAGCGGCGGAGCCGCATCATCGACGCCGAGCGGCGAGGTGGATGCCGGTTCGGCGGCAACGGCGTCGTCGAGCCGCAACGATCGGGCGTCGAGCCGAAACGACCAGGGCGCGAGCCGGGCCAAGGCATCCGTCGGATTCCGCGAGCCCGCACGGTACGGCGAGGCCGTCGTGCGCGAGCTGCTCGGTGCGAAGTTCATCGAGGAGCAAGAGGTGTCCCAGCCGGGTCAGTCCGGCTCCTCCGGCTGGTCCAGGTAG
- a CDS encoding NAD(P)-binding domain-containing protein, translated as MQHIAVIGAGPSGLAGARALTKAGFEVDVFEAGTDVGGLWNIENPRSTVYESAHLISSRTTTEFAEFPMDSTTDYPGHRELMRYFRAYADAYDLRRRIRFSTTVTAVTPADGDASGASGWDVTAQAPDGESSTGRYASVVLANGTLSKPNVPTFPGEFTGELMHTSAYKKASVFHGKRVLIVGAGNSGCDIAVDAVHHAASVDLSVRRGYYFVPRYLFGKPSDTLNQGRPLPARIKQFIDTRVLRAFTGDPVKFGFPKPDYKIYESHPIVNTLVLNHLGQGDLRVKPDIERFDGSTVHFSDGSSEGYDLVMLATGYKLDYPFVDRSHLDWNGAAPSLYLNIFPASFNGLYVLGMIEASGIGWQGRAEQAELLAAYLASARDMPDAASVFRERVTKPWPDLSGGYHYLGLERMSYYVNKDAYRRQVRAHRDALSRTTQARPVSPATDATGRPSAPTGTARTDAARTDAARTAAAQKDAAQKGSAR; from the coding sequence GTGCAGCACATCGCCGTCATCGGTGCCGGCCCATCCGGGCTCGCCGGTGCCCGGGCACTGACCAAGGCCGGGTTCGAGGTCGACGTCTTCGAGGCCGGCACCGACGTCGGTGGCCTCTGGAACATCGAGAATCCGCGCTCGACCGTCTACGAGTCGGCGCACCTCATCTCCTCGCGCACCACGACCGAGTTCGCCGAGTTCCCCATGGATTCGACGACCGACTACCCGGGCCATCGCGAGCTCATGCGGTACTTCCGGGCGTACGCCGACGCGTACGACCTGCGGCGGCGCATCCGCTTCTCCACCACTGTCACCGCGGTCACGCCTGCCGACGGTGACGCCTCCGGCGCGAGCGGATGGGATGTGACGGCGCAGGCACCGGATGGCGAGTCGAGCACCGGTCGCTACGCCTCGGTCGTGCTCGCCAACGGCACGCTCTCCAAGCCGAACGTACCGACCTTCCCGGGCGAGTTCACCGGAGAACTCATGCACACGAGTGCATACAAGAAGGCATCGGTGTTCCACGGCAAGCGTGTGCTCATCGTCGGTGCCGGCAACTCCGGCTGCGACATCGCAGTGGATGCGGTGCACCACGCGGCATCCGTCGACTTGAGCGTGCGCCGCGGCTACTACTTCGTGCCGCGGTACCTCTTCGGCAAGCCGTCCGACACGTTGAACCAGGGGCGTCCGCTGCCAGCACGGATCAAGCAGTTCATCGACACCCGCGTGCTGCGCGCCTTCACCGGGGATCCGGTGAAGTTCGGCTTCCCGAAGCCGGACTACAAGATCTACGAGTCGCATCCGATCGTCAACACGCTGGTGCTGAACCACCTCGGACAGGGCGATCTGCGGGTCAAGCCGGACATCGAGCGATTCGATGGCAGCACGGTGCACTTCAGCGACGGCAGCAGCGAGGGCTATGACTTGGTCATGCTCGCGACGGGATACAAGCTGGACTATCCCTTCGTTGATCGCTCTCACCTCGACTGGAACGGCGCCGCGCCCTCGCTGTACCTCAACATCTTCCCGGCCTCCTTCAACGGGCTGTATGTGCTCGGCATGATCGAGGCGTCAGGGATCGGCTGGCAGGGACGCGCCGAGCAGGCGGAGCTCCTCGCCGCCTACCTGGCGAGCGCGCGAGATATGCCGGATGCGGCATCCGTTTTCCGAGAGCGCGTGACGAAGCCGTGGCCGGACCTGAGCGGCGGCTACCACTACCTCGGACTCGAGCGGATGTCGTACTACGTGAACAAGGACGCCTACCGTCGCCAGGTGCGAGCCCACCGCGACGCGCTCTCGCGGACGACACAGGCGCGGCCGGTCTCACCGGCGACGGATGCGACCGGTCGGCCGTCGGCGCCGACCGGCACCGCACGGACGGACGCCGCGCGCACCGACGCGGCACGCACCGCCGCAGCGCAGAAGGATGCAGCACAGAAGGGCTCCGCACGATGA
- a CDS encoding bile acid:sodium symporter, with the protein MNVDSVNVSFAPGSLIALDVVLGLIMFGIALDTKLEDFKAVLKAPKAMIIALVAQIVLLPAVTFCLTLILNVQASIALGMILVACCPPGNISQVLTYRSGGNVALSVSMTAVSNVIYIFVLPLNVAIWGNLHPTARGILEQVNVNVVQMVLEILLVIGVPFVLGLFIRNRWPRFAGKVHPYARWISLLGLVGFIVAALAGNWAVFVEVIGVVLIVVFLHDAVALALGYASARIGGLGVRERKAITFEVGIRNSALGLGLIFTFFGGLGGMAVVAGWWGIWDIIAGLVVATAWGWHTRRKDARGAGGRQLSAAPAGGPDGVVSLPNDMRVPRRRRAGAASGSQGATSGVGRAASAEASHNRPAADGGEGDPA; encoded by the coding sequence ATGAACGTCGACTCCGTCAATGTCAGCTTCGCGCCCGGATCCCTGATCGCCCTCGACGTCGTGCTCGGCCTGATCATGTTCGGCATCGCGCTGGACACGAAGCTCGAGGACTTCAAGGCCGTGCTCAAGGCGCCGAAGGCCATGATCATCGCGCTCGTCGCGCAGATCGTGCTGCTGCCGGCCGTCACCTTCTGCCTGACGCTGATACTCAACGTGCAGGCATCCATCGCGCTCGGCATGATCCTCGTGGCATGCTGCCCGCCCGGCAACATCTCGCAGGTGCTCACCTACCGCTCTGGCGGCAACGTGGCGCTGTCCGTCTCCATGACAGCGGTGTCGAACGTGATCTACATCTTCGTGCTGCCGCTCAACGTCGCCATCTGGGGCAACCTGCATCCGACCGCGCGCGGGATCCTCGAGCAGGTGAACGTCAACGTCGTGCAGATGGTGCTCGAGATCCTGCTCGTGATCGGCGTGCCGTTCGTACTCGGGCTGTTCATCAGGAACAGATGGCCGAGGTTCGCGGGCAAGGTGCACCCGTATGCGCGGTGGATCAGCCTCCTCGGACTCGTCGGCTTCATCGTCGCAGCGCTCGCCGGCAACTGGGCGGTCTTCGTCGAGGTGATCGGCGTCGTGCTCATCGTCGTGTTCCTGCACGACGCCGTTGCTCTCGCGCTCGGCTACGCCAGCGCGCGCATCGGCGGGCTCGGCGTTCGGGAGCGCAAGGCCATCACGTTCGAGGTGGGCATCCGCAATTCGGCCCTGGGACTCGGCCTCATCTTCACGTTCTTCGGCGGGCTCGGCGGCATGGCCGTCGTTGCCGGCTGGTGGGGCATCTGGGACATCATCGCCGGCCTCGTGGTCGCCACCGCCTGGGGATGGCACACCAGGCGTAAGGATGCGCGCGGCGCGGGTGGCCGACAGCTTTCGGCGGCCCCGGCCGGCGGACCCGATGGCGTGGTTTCGCTCCCCAACGACATGAGGGTGCCGCGGAGGCGGCGCGCCGGCGCAGCCTCTGGGAGCCAAGGCGCAACCAGCGGCGTCGGGAGGGCTGCATCGGCGGAGGCTTCTCACAACCGACCAGCCGCCGACGGCGGAGAGGGGGATCCGGCATGA